TATTTTTTTTCAAACTAATTCCTCTCCTTAAGTGGCAGGAATCAGTCCCTTATGATAGAATATGTATACATAAATATGTTTATAAGGGACCTATTCCCTTTCTGTATTCGAGAAACCGCCGAGCCGACCAAAGCATGGGCGGTTTTTCTCATTTTATACTACATTCAACACTATCAATAATTTCCCTCTTTTTCTACTCTTTTCGTAGTCTTTCAGCTAATTTCGCTAACAATTTATCATCTACTCGTTGAGGCTTATATCCCATCCTGTCTATTAAAATACCTTCTATAACCTTCATACGCTTCGTATAAAGCCCATATTGCTCTTCTGAATAGTTTACCATTGCTTGGTTAATTTGAGGACTCTTACCAGCCTTTTTAAGCGTTAGCATTAAGTCATAAGCCTTTGTCCGTTCTTTACGTACCAAACGCAGCAAAACTAACAAATCATACGTATGAAAGCATGCAAGTTCATTAAAAGGCTTCTCAACGTCCTCTAAGACCACAAATTCTTTTAGTTTCGGTCTTTTTATATTTAAACTAGCCCCACAAAAAGAGCAGCTTTCTTCTAATTCTTCTGTCCCACAATAACTACATATCAAACTATATTCACCTCGTTTACTAAAAGGAAAAGTAGGCTTAAGCCTACCTAGCTAGCCTTAAAGGCTATTTTAGCTTTTAGGGTACTCCTTATCCAACCGTTTTTGTCGTTGATTCACAATCCGTTCCCCTACAACTTTTTTGGCAAGTTTAGTTTCTTCTAATTCTAGAAGATCGGTTGTCATAATCCCCTCATAGCCATGGTGGAAATACAATCCATTCATGAATTCGATAAGAATTTGTGTGTTTTTATCTGCACTATTTGTTCCTAATCGAATTTTTTTAAGTTCATCTTTTAATACACCATGAAGATTTTCACTAACGGTTTCCGTAATATAGTCTAACGACCATTCTTTCTTTTTTTCTTCTCGATACTTTTTACAGATATCCATAATCGCTTCTCCTGGGAAACGAAGTTTATGTTCAGCCATATAATCTTGGATGTATTGATCCGTTTCTTTATCAAGTGTAATCATACGTCGTTGTGTTTCCATTACTCCTCCACATCTCCCATCAGTTCATAGATAATATCATTCATCTTTTCAATTGATATCGCACATTGTTTCATCATTTCGATGTTCTGATCAATGATCGCTTCTAATCTTTTTTCTCTTGCTACTTGCTCATCAAAAAAAGCTAATACTTCGAATTGTTCTTTCAAAAACTTTTGGCGAGACATCCCATTTTCTTTCGCTAGTTCATCAACTTTTTGCATAGCAACCGGATCAATATTTCGTAAAAAGATATCCATGAAATCATTCCTTTTTTATCAAATTGCAAAATTTCCAGTACGAGTAGAGAAGAGCATAAGGGGTTTTTGATATCACATGGCTGTGATATGCTGGGCAAAGCCCAGTAAAACAACGTTTTCACCTCAAAAAAAGTGATCCCACGAAAACTTCCAGTCTGTCGACCTGCTGTTGACCTAAAGAGTAGAAAAACGCCTAATGTTGACCTAGTGTTGACATCAATTTTGGCACTTTTTCGTACTTGTTGACCTACTGTCCCCTTTAAGTCCCCTCAACTTTTATGAAGTTTTAACGAGTTTTTGAAATATTTCTTGATGATAATTCGTGAAGTTTTGAGAAGAAGTCTGGGTAGTTTTTTTATAAAAATCGATTGCTTATTTCATCGAAGAAACGTTTAATTTTTGTAGAATGTTGCGTCTTTGATTCTTAATTGTGCTCTCTTCTTTAAAAAGAATGTCCTGCATTTCAACTATGGAATGACCATCAAGTGCAAGAGCAAACACGTCTTGTTCGGATGACGTAAATTGTTTTAAAAAGATTTTCTCTTTGAGTATTTTACATTCTTCCTCAAACTGTTTGAGGCGATCTACTTCTTGTACTAAATCAGAAGCCAAACTTAAAATGTTTTCGATACCCATTAACAATTTTTCAGTTTGATCCACGATCAGACCCTTCTACTTTTTGAGGGTAACCCATGTTACAATTAACTTGTATATGTTTTCACATGGGGGTACTTCCTTTGCAGAGGAAGTGCCCTTTCTTTTTACTCTTTTTTTCTAACCTTCTCTACATGTTCTTCTAAAATAGCCTTCACATATTTCGTGATACTGGTGTCATGCTCGACAGCTAGAAAGCGTAATTCCTTATGCAACTCTTCTGGAATATCACAAGTAAGCCGACGATTTCCCTTTTTAACTTTGCTCATATGCTCTTCCTTTCAAGCAACGTATTTAAGTGGCAACGTTGCTTTTATTTTAGTTTAAAGGATATAATTACCACAGTCAACTATGTCATTGGAAAAATTCAAATCTCTCACATTAGTCTTTATAAACCTATTTTAAAAGTACATGCTTCAAAGCATGCTAAAAACACATAAAAATATAAAATTAATAGATATTATTAAATTTTATTTTTAAGAGGTGACTTTATTGTATCCACACTATTATCGTCAAGGCCCATGGAATATTTTTGGCCCGGGAACATCGCCAGGGAGTCCTGGAACTATTTCTCAAGGCGCTACTCCACCCACCTCCACCTGTAAGTGCACCACCTGCAACTATCCCACAAAAGCCAGGAACTGGTCTTCCCCCAGGAACATTCGGTTATGTTCCCTCTATTTCCGTTAATCAATGTCTTTTTAAAATAGCTTACATTTGGCCAACAGGAGGATCTAGAGGCTTTTGGTTCTATCCTTATTACGTTGATCAAAACGGAATTGCGGGTTATATTCGGAATGGATCTTTCTGGCAACCAACTGGTCTTGACTTAAAAATGATTGACCTTATTACTTGTTAATTTTCTAGGTTCAAAAAACAAATTAGGAGATATTCAGAATGAAACCTTTGATTCCTTACGAATTTCAACAATTGCGTTTCCCTTTTCCACCAATAATTGCACCTCTTTCAGGTGGTGACCCTTTTCTGCAATATACGCCTTCACCTCGACCTCCTGTATTTCATGGGACAGTACCTCAATCTCAAATTCCATTCTATGGAACGGGGATGATACAACAGTGGATGCAACATATGATACCCATATATCCAAAACCATCATTCTTCCCTCAACCTGAACCTGTACAACTCCAACCCCAAATCCAAATAGGTCCACAATTAATTCCAATAGTTCCACCACCCATATATTTCCCACAAGTTCCGCAGCCAACCCCAACCTCTCCAATGCCTCCTCATCATCGGTAATCATAAAAGATGGACATTACGCATAATAGATAAAATAAAAGACCCAACAAATACAAAAAACATTGGCTAAGCCTTAGCTAATGTTTTTTGTATTTAGATAGATATTGTTAAAAAGGTGTATTCTTAGAAAGACGGATGATTCTAAGAGTACAAATTACATTATATTCATTGATCTGTTTTATGAATACGATATGTAAAGTTAGTTAACATAATAGACTTCATAGGTAAAAAAAAGACTATATCTTCAGTGAGAGTTTTTTTGTTTTCCAAATAATCATCAATAAAATCTTTTTGGAGTTTACATCAAAATTAAAATAAGTTTTTAATAGATTTTATATGAAAAACATACATAATAAAAACTTGATAGAATCTTGATATTATCTGTACGTTTCGATAACATTGAAAGATTCTCCACAAAACTTTAATCATTACCTCCATTATACCAAAAAGACTTGTACACTAGACCAATTTTTAGACTTTGTCTACAAACTGAAAGGAGTGCGAGATGCACTCCTTTTTTTCAACCTTAATATATTGAACCACAGTTGCCATGTGAATGGGTTCCTGGATAATAAAATTGTCCGGGATTATACCTGTGGGTAGTTGGCAGCGGATGGAACTGAAGAGGATGCAAAAGAGACTTCTGTTGCGGATGGGACTGAAGAGGCCCAAAAAGAGACTGCTGTTGCGGTTGGAACTGAACAGGCCCAAAAAGAGGTTGAGTTGGCAGATAAGCTGGCCACATCTGCGGGATTGGCGGCCCCAAAAAAGGTTGATATAACTGTGGCCAGAATACATTTGGCGGCCACCAATGTACCTTTCCAAGTTCAAGTAGTGGATCAATACGGGGACTTATTGAAAATCCATTCATAAAATCTCTCCTTGTTTACATCAAGTTTATCCTAAATTCCCTATATTCGTATGTTCTTTTTAGAGCAATTGCTCCAAATGACAGAGCGTTAGTTGAAGATGGAACAAAAACAAAACCGCCTTACTAAAGGCCGTTGAGGCTATCGAAAAAAGTCGACAGTCATTTTTAGCATTATTTTGTATAATATATCCATTAATTTATCTTGAGGTAACTTGCCTATAAAAATAGTATGTCGTATACCATATACAAAACTAGTTAACATAATGGATTTTATCGGGAATGATTTATGTTTTCTAAGCACTTTTTATTTTATGCCTTCTTAATAAGGCATATTTAATGCTTTTTTTGCGCTTTTAACGTCATTCATACGAAGCTTTGTGAGATCGTAAGATGAATAGTATCCTCTTCGATACATATAAGTAAAGACTTTATAGTGTAAATTAATTGCTTTTTGTAAATGACGATTAAATGTCTCATGTAGCGCTGGAGTAGCTGTTTCTGTAATAGCGATAGCATAAGAACGAACGGATGTTTTTGTAAAACCTAATAAACTGCCTGAAAAAAAAGCTGCCTCGTCACTTCTCATTTC
The genomic region above belongs to Priestia aryabhattai and contains:
- a CDS encoding spore coat protein; this translates as MNYQPYGDGQNYQQLAWHETLELHELVAFQANSLIQFKKAIKKVQDGELKNLYLEAIEGIQGNLNELLSFYNYGPYPEDHYEMRSDEAAFFSGSLLGFTKTSVRSYAIAITETATPALHETFNRHLQKAINLHYKVFTYMYRRGYYSSYDLTKLRMNDVKSAKKALNMPY
- a CDS encoding LuxR C-terminal-related transcriptional regulator, with product MDQTEKLLMGIENILSLASDLVQEVDRLKQFEEECKILKEKIFLKQFTSSEQDVFALALDGHSIVEMQDILFKEESTIKNQRRNILQKLNVSSMK